A stretch of the Paramormyrops kingsleyae isolate MSU_618 chromosome 16, PKINGS_0.4, whole genome shotgun sequence genome encodes the following:
- the dnajc10 gene encoding dnaJ homolog subfamily C member 10 isoform X1 — protein sequence MMRLLQGATKDQVTGMSRCKPWLALLVITFLAAFISAAENYYAFLGVSREASTRDIRRAFKKLALTMHPDKNPNDQDAHDRFHKASQVYEVLKDDDLRMNYERFGEKGLEDSNHSSGYETYDFYRNDFGIYDDDLEIITLDSREFDAAVNSGELWFVNFYLPRCPHCHDLAPTWREFAKEMDGLVRIGVVNCEDNEVLCRSNGVSSYPTLLVFKEGTQKAERYFGNRLEESLVKFAMRFVNSKVTELWHGNVFNEIEVAFASGIGWLITFCAETGDCLSSTTRQKLAGMLEGLVNVGWMDCIKHADLCENFDVAFSSTAYFPPSSTMKQRDSVLFLRSLDVKEIYTEVMHQLPDLETLTVETFSGKVAHHRWVVSFLFGLEELPFHEYKKLRVLLRDYHMQVGKVNCVREADLCSSLHIQKPSIAVFKGLGIDKFEIHHGGDLLYKVASFAKDSASSHVTTWRPGNFPGREKEPWLVYFFAPWCLPCLARLPELRKASVQLFGQVKFGTLDCAAHEELCKQYDIHTFPTMMVFNQSSISEFEGYHTAEGVMEFLEHLASPAVVTLTPDSFQKLVKQGGPDETWLVAFFMPWCQHCLALLPEWRKLAQMVDGIVKVGTVDCNKHRSFCRHEDILGYPEIRLFPQNASRWDQHQSYTGWNKDSQSLRSWVFGSLPRVSQDLTPKDLRRRVYGGKQHWVLDFYTPWCVPCQEFAPEFELLAHVMKGSIRAGRLDCQAHAQVCERAGIKAYPTIRFYPYSGSAVDQGGEDINSRDANGITRVLRRRLQQLSADSQSKFSKVKDEL from the exons ATGATGAGGCTGCTCCAAGGCGCCACGAAGGATCAAGTGACCGGAATGTCTCGCTGTAAACCGTGGCTGGCCTTATTGGTCATAACGTTTCTGGCAGCTTTCATCTCCGCAGCTGAGAATTATTATGCATTCCTCGGAGTTTCCAGAGAGGCATCCACCAGAGACATTAGACGGGCTTTTAAGAAGCTCGCTCTGACCATGCACCCTGATAAAAACCCA AACGACCAAGATGCCCATGACCGATTCCATAAGGCTAGTCAGGTGTATGAGGTATTAAAGGATGACGATCTGAGGATGAACTATGAAAGATTTGGAGAGAAGGGACTGGAAGACAGCAACCACAGCAGTGGATATGAAACATATGATTTTTACAGGAATGACTTTG GCATCTACGATGACGACCTTGAGATAATTACTTTAGACAGCAGAGAATTTG ATGCCGCAGTGAACTCTGGAGAGCTGTGGTTTGTGAATTTCTACCTCCCCCGCTGTCCTCACTGCCACGACTTGGCACCCACA TGGCGAGAGTTTGCCAAGGAGATGGACGGGCTGGTGAGGATTGGGGTTGTGAACTGCGAAGACAACGAAGTCCTGTGCCGCAGCAACGGCGTCAGCAGTTATCCGACACTCCTTGTTTTCAAAGAAGGAACA cagaaggcagagagGTACTTTGGAAACAGATTGGAGGAGAGCTTGGTCAAGTTTGCAATGCGTTTTGTGAACAGCAAAGTGACAGAGCTGTGGCATG GAAATGTCTTCAATGAGATCGAAGTTGCATTCGCTTCTGGCATCGGATGGCTCATTACCTTCTGTGCGGAGACTGGTG acTGTCTCTCATCAACAACAAGGCAGAAACTAGCCGGGATGCTG GAGGGGCTGGTGAACGTTGGCTGGATGGACTGCATCAAGCACGCTGACCTTTGTGAAAACTTTGATGTGGCCTTCAGCTCCACAGCCTACTTCCCCCCCAGCAGCACCATGAAACAGAGGGACAGCGTGCTG TTTCTGCGCAGTCTGGACGTGAAGGAGATTTACACCGAGGTGATGCATCAGCTGCCAGACCTAGAGACTCTCACGGTGGAAACGTTCTCG GGTAAAGTGGCGCACCATCGCTGGGTGGTCAGTTTCTTGTTCGGTCTGGAAGAGCTTCCATTCCATGAGTACAAAAAGCTGAGGGTGCTTCTGAGAGATTACCACATGCAG GTGGGGAAAGTCAACTGCGTGAGGGAGGCCGACCTCTGCAGCTCCTTACACATCCAGAAGCCAAGCATTGCCGTCTTCAAGGGGCTCGGCATCGACAAGTTCGAGATCCATCACG GGGGCGACCTCCTGTACAAAGTTGCATCCTTCGCCAAGGACAGCGCCAGCTCTCATGTGACCACCTGGCGACCCGGAAACTTCCCTGGTCGTGAGAAGGAGCCTTGGTTGGTGTACTTCTTTGCGCCT TGGTGCCTGCCATGCCTTGCTCGACTCCCAGAGCTGAGGAAGGCGTCTGTCCAGCTCTTCGGACAGGTGAAGTTTGGCACTCTGGACTGTGCTGCCCACGAGGAGCTCTGCAAGCAG TATGACATCCACACCTTCCCCACGATGATGGTGTTCAACCAGTCCAGCATCTCAGAGTTCGAGGGCTACCACACGGCAGAGGGCGTCATGGAGTTTTTGGAG CACCTGGCCAGCCCCGCAGTGGTCACCCTGACGCCAGACTCCTTCCAGAAGCTGGTGAAGCAGGGGGGGCCTGATGAGACGTGGTTGGTGGCCTTCTTCATGCCGTGGTGCCAGCACTGCCTGGCGTTGCTTCCTGAGTGGAGGAAGCTGGCGCAG ATGGTTGACGGGATAGTTAAGGTGGGCACCGTGGACTGCAACAAGCATCGGTCCTTCTGCCGGCATGAGGACATCCTGGGCTACCCTGAGATCCGCCTCTTCCCACAGAACGCCAGCCGCTGGGACCAGCACCA GAGTTACACTGGCTGGAACAAAGACTCGCAGTCACTGAGATCGTGGGTCTTTGG GTCCCTTCCAAGAGTGTCACAGGACCTGACTCCCAAAGACCTCCGAAGGCGGGTCTACGGCGGGAAGCAGCACTGGGTGCTTGACTTCTATACCCCCTGGTGTGTTCCTTGCCAGGAGTTTGCCCCCGAGTTCGAGCTCCTTGCCCAT GTGATGAAGGGCAGTATCAGGGCGGGAAGGCTGGACTGCCAGGCCCATGCCCAGGTCTGCGAGAGAGCAGGCATCAAGGCTTACCCTACCATCCGCTTTTACCCCTACTCGGGGTCGGCCGTG GACCAGGGTGGAGAGGATATTAACAGCAGAGATGCAAATGGGATCACCAGAGTTCTGCGACGGCGGCTGCAGCAGCTATCTGCAGACTCGCAGAGCAAGTTCTCCAAAGTCAAG GATGAACTTTAG
- the dnajc10 gene encoding dnaJ homolog subfamily C member 10 isoform X4, whose translation MMRLLQGATKDQVTGMSRCKPWLALLVITFLAAFISAAENYYAFLGVSREASTRDIRRAFKKLALTMHPDKNPNDQDAHDRFHKASQVYEVLKDDDLRMNYERFGEKGLEDSNHSSGYETYDFYRNDFGIYDDDLEIITLDSREFDAAVNSGELWFVNFYLPRCPHCHDLAPTWREFAKEMDGLVRIGVVNCEDNEVLCRSNGVSSYPTLLVFKEGTQKAERYFGNRLEESLVKFAMRFVNSKVTELWHGNVFNEIEVAFASGIGWLITFCAETGDCLSSTTRQKLAGMLEGLVNVGWMDCIKHADLCENFDVAFSSTAYFPPSSTMKQRDSVLFLRSLDVKEIYTEVMHQLPDLETLTVETFSGKVAHHRWVVSFLFGLEELPFHEYKKLRVLLRDYHMQVGKVNCVREADLCSSLHIQKPSIAVFKGLGIDKFEIHHGGDLLYKVASFAKDSASSHVTTWRPGNFPGREKEPWLVYFFAPWCLPCLARLPELRKASVQLFGQVKFGTLDCAAHEELCKQYDIHTFPTMMVFNQSSISEFEGYHTAEGVMEFLEHLASPAVVTLTPDSFQKLVKQGGPDETWLVAFFMPWCQHCLALLPEWRKLAQMVDGIVKVGTVDCNKHRSFCRHEDILGYPEIRLFPQNASRWDQHQLLGVWSSLGSRTGVTLAGTKTRSH comes from the exons ATGATGAGGCTGCTCCAAGGCGCCACGAAGGATCAAGTGACCGGAATGTCTCGCTGTAAACCGTGGCTGGCCTTATTGGTCATAACGTTTCTGGCAGCTTTCATCTCCGCAGCTGAGAATTATTATGCATTCCTCGGAGTTTCCAGAGAGGCATCCACCAGAGACATTAGACGGGCTTTTAAGAAGCTCGCTCTGACCATGCACCCTGATAAAAACCCA AACGACCAAGATGCCCATGACCGATTCCATAAGGCTAGTCAGGTGTATGAGGTATTAAAGGATGACGATCTGAGGATGAACTATGAAAGATTTGGAGAGAAGGGACTGGAAGACAGCAACCACAGCAGTGGATATGAAACATATGATTTTTACAGGAATGACTTTG GCATCTACGATGACGACCTTGAGATAATTACTTTAGACAGCAGAGAATTTG ATGCCGCAGTGAACTCTGGAGAGCTGTGGTTTGTGAATTTCTACCTCCCCCGCTGTCCTCACTGCCACGACTTGGCACCCACA TGGCGAGAGTTTGCCAAGGAGATGGACGGGCTGGTGAGGATTGGGGTTGTGAACTGCGAAGACAACGAAGTCCTGTGCCGCAGCAACGGCGTCAGCAGTTATCCGACACTCCTTGTTTTCAAAGAAGGAACA cagaaggcagagagGTACTTTGGAAACAGATTGGAGGAGAGCTTGGTCAAGTTTGCAATGCGTTTTGTGAACAGCAAAGTGACAGAGCTGTGGCATG GAAATGTCTTCAATGAGATCGAAGTTGCATTCGCTTCTGGCATCGGATGGCTCATTACCTTCTGTGCGGAGACTGGTG acTGTCTCTCATCAACAACAAGGCAGAAACTAGCCGGGATGCTG GAGGGGCTGGTGAACGTTGGCTGGATGGACTGCATCAAGCACGCTGACCTTTGTGAAAACTTTGATGTGGCCTTCAGCTCCACAGCCTACTTCCCCCCCAGCAGCACCATGAAACAGAGGGACAGCGTGCTG TTTCTGCGCAGTCTGGACGTGAAGGAGATTTACACCGAGGTGATGCATCAGCTGCCAGACCTAGAGACTCTCACGGTGGAAACGTTCTCG GGTAAAGTGGCGCACCATCGCTGGGTGGTCAGTTTCTTGTTCGGTCTGGAAGAGCTTCCATTCCATGAGTACAAAAAGCTGAGGGTGCTTCTGAGAGATTACCACATGCAG GTGGGGAAAGTCAACTGCGTGAGGGAGGCCGACCTCTGCAGCTCCTTACACATCCAGAAGCCAAGCATTGCCGTCTTCAAGGGGCTCGGCATCGACAAGTTCGAGATCCATCACG GGGGCGACCTCCTGTACAAAGTTGCATCCTTCGCCAAGGACAGCGCCAGCTCTCATGTGACCACCTGGCGACCCGGAAACTTCCCTGGTCGTGAGAAGGAGCCTTGGTTGGTGTACTTCTTTGCGCCT TGGTGCCTGCCATGCCTTGCTCGACTCCCAGAGCTGAGGAAGGCGTCTGTCCAGCTCTTCGGACAGGTGAAGTTTGGCACTCTGGACTGTGCTGCCCACGAGGAGCTCTGCAAGCAG TATGACATCCACACCTTCCCCACGATGATGGTGTTCAACCAGTCCAGCATCTCAGAGTTCGAGGGCTACCACACGGCAGAGGGCGTCATGGAGTTTTTGGAG CACCTGGCCAGCCCCGCAGTGGTCACCCTGACGCCAGACTCCTTCCAGAAGCTGGTGAAGCAGGGGGGGCCTGATGAGACGTGGTTGGTGGCCTTCTTCATGCCGTGGTGCCAGCACTGCCTGGCGTTGCTTCCTGAGTGGAGGAAGCTGGCGCAG ATGGTTGACGGGATAGTTAAGGTGGGCACCGTGGACTGCAACAAGCATCGGTCCTTCTGCCGGCATGAGGACATCCTGGGCTACCCTGAGATCCGCCTCTTCCCACAGAACGCCAGCCGCTGGGACCAGCACCA GCTGCTGGGTGTTTGGTCATCACTTGGGTCTCGAACAGGAGTTACACTGGCTGGAACAAAGACTCGCAGTCACTGA
- the nup35 gene encoding nucleoporin NUP35: MEFQEPMTLGSPTSPKPGPGAQFLPGFLMGDLPAPVTPQPRTFGGAGGGMDVRSPLLAVGSPPQPVVPTPKDKSGAPPVRSIYDDLAGPGVGLSPLSSRKQPFTVMQTPLSGLMANTPGTSSSVFSPASLVQQRKSTLSPAQADPFYTQGEALSSEDQLDETWVTVFGFPPASASYILLQFAQYGNILKHVMSNTGNWMHIQYQSKLQARKALSKDGKVFGEAIMIGVKPCIDKNVMESSEKASSSSSSVFTPPVKAAGTPSMPVSTPRPAMRPLSAAYKASSSDYQVISDKQTPKKDDSFVTKAMEYVFGW, encoded by the exons ATGGAGTTTCAAG AACCGATGACGCTCGGCTCCCCCACTTCTCCCAAACCTGGGCCCGGCGCCCAGTTCCTGCCTGGGTTTCTGATGGGAGACCTGCCAGCTCCTGTCACTCCCCAGCCTCGGACGTTTGGTGGAGCAGGGGGCGGGATGGACGTGCGCTCTCCTCTCTTGGCAG TGGGGTCACCCCCGCAGCCGGTGGTCCCCACACCTAAGGATAAGAGTGGGGCTCCACCTGTGAGAAGCATCTACGATGACCTGGCTGGGCCTGGGGTTGGGTTGTCCCCGCTGAGCTCCCGTAAGCAG CCCTTCACCGTGATGCAGACACCACTGTCCGGTTTGATGGCCAACACACCAGGGACAT CTTCTAGTGTGTTTAGTCCTGCAAGCTTAGTGCAGCAGAGGAAATCGACACTGTCGCCAGCACAAGCTGATCCGTTTTACACGCAAGGGGAAGCCCTCTCCTCCGAGGACCAGCTGGACGAAACGTGGGTCACGGTTTTTGG CTTTCCACCCGCGTCCGCTTCCTACATCCTCCTACAGTTTGCACAGTACGGCAATATATTAAAGCATGTG ATGTCCAACACCGGCAACTGGATGCACATTCAGTATCAGTCCAAGCTGCAGGCTAGAAAGGCACTTAGTAAGGATGGGAAAGTCTTCGGCGAGGCGATCATGATCGGGGTCAAGCCCTGTATAGACAAG AATGTGATGGAGAGCTCAGAGAaagcctcctcttcctccagctCTGTGTTCACCCCCCCGGTGAAGGCGGCTGGCACTCCCAGCATGCCTGTCTCCACACCTCGTCCTGCCATGAGGCCCCTCAGTGCAGCTTACAAGGCATCCAGCAGTGACTACCAG GTGATTTCGGACAAGCAGACACCCAAGAAAGACGACAGTTTCGTCACCAAAGCCATGGAGTACGTGTTTGGCTGGTGA
- the dnajc10 gene encoding dnaJ homolog subfamily C member 10 isoform X3 — MSRCKPWLALLVITFLAAFISAAENYYAFLGVSREASTRDIRRAFKKLALTMHPDKNPNDQDAHDRFHKASQVYEVLKDDDLRMNYERFGEKGLEDSNHSSGYETYDFYRNDFGIYDDDLEIITLDSREFDAAVNSGELWFVNFYLPRCPHCHDLAPTWREFAKEMDGLVRIGVVNCEDNEVLCRSNGVSSYPTLLVFKEGTQKAERYFGNRLEESLVKFAMRFVNSKVTELWHGNVFNEIEVAFASGIGWLITFCAETGDCLSSTTRQKLAGMLEGLVNVGWMDCIKHADLCENFDVAFSSTAYFPPSSTMKQRDSVLFLRSLDVKEIYTEVMHQLPDLETLTVETFSGKVAHHRWVVSFLFGLEELPFHEYKKLRVLLRDYHMQVGKVNCVREADLCSSLHIQKPSIAVFKGLGIDKFEIHHGGDLLYKVASFAKDSASSHVTTWRPGNFPGREKEPWLVYFFAPWCLPCLARLPELRKASVQLFGQVKFGTLDCAAHEELCKQYDIHTFPTMMVFNQSSISEFEGYHTAEGVMEFLEHLASPAVVTLTPDSFQKLVKQGGPDETWLVAFFMPWCQHCLALLPEWRKLAQMVDGIVKVGTVDCNKHRSFCRHEDILGYPEIRLFPQNASRWDQHQSYTGWNKDSQSLRSWVFGSLPRVSQDLTPKDLRRRVYGGKQHWVLDFYTPWCVPCQEFAPEFELLAHVMKGSIRAGRLDCQAHAQVCERAGIKAYPTIRFYPYSGSAVDQGGEDINSRDANGITRVLRRRLQQLSADSQSKFSKVKDEL, encoded by the exons ATGTCTCGCTGTAAACCGTGGCTGGCCTTATTGGTCATAACGTTTCTGGCAGCTTTCATCTCCGCAGCTGAGAATTATTATGCATTCCTCGGAGTTTCCAGAGAGGCATCCACCAGAGACATTAGACGGGCTTTTAAGAAGCTCGCTCTGACCATGCACCCTGATAAAAACCCA AACGACCAAGATGCCCATGACCGATTCCATAAGGCTAGTCAGGTGTATGAGGTATTAAAGGATGACGATCTGAGGATGAACTATGAAAGATTTGGAGAGAAGGGACTGGAAGACAGCAACCACAGCAGTGGATATGAAACATATGATTTTTACAGGAATGACTTTG GCATCTACGATGACGACCTTGAGATAATTACTTTAGACAGCAGAGAATTTG ATGCCGCAGTGAACTCTGGAGAGCTGTGGTTTGTGAATTTCTACCTCCCCCGCTGTCCTCACTGCCACGACTTGGCACCCACA TGGCGAGAGTTTGCCAAGGAGATGGACGGGCTGGTGAGGATTGGGGTTGTGAACTGCGAAGACAACGAAGTCCTGTGCCGCAGCAACGGCGTCAGCAGTTATCCGACACTCCTTGTTTTCAAAGAAGGAACA cagaaggcagagagGTACTTTGGAAACAGATTGGAGGAGAGCTTGGTCAAGTTTGCAATGCGTTTTGTGAACAGCAAAGTGACAGAGCTGTGGCATG GAAATGTCTTCAATGAGATCGAAGTTGCATTCGCTTCTGGCATCGGATGGCTCATTACCTTCTGTGCGGAGACTGGTG acTGTCTCTCATCAACAACAAGGCAGAAACTAGCCGGGATGCTG GAGGGGCTGGTGAACGTTGGCTGGATGGACTGCATCAAGCACGCTGACCTTTGTGAAAACTTTGATGTGGCCTTCAGCTCCACAGCCTACTTCCCCCCCAGCAGCACCATGAAACAGAGGGACAGCGTGCTG TTTCTGCGCAGTCTGGACGTGAAGGAGATTTACACCGAGGTGATGCATCAGCTGCCAGACCTAGAGACTCTCACGGTGGAAACGTTCTCG GGTAAAGTGGCGCACCATCGCTGGGTGGTCAGTTTCTTGTTCGGTCTGGAAGAGCTTCCATTCCATGAGTACAAAAAGCTGAGGGTGCTTCTGAGAGATTACCACATGCAG GTGGGGAAAGTCAACTGCGTGAGGGAGGCCGACCTCTGCAGCTCCTTACACATCCAGAAGCCAAGCATTGCCGTCTTCAAGGGGCTCGGCATCGACAAGTTCGAGATCCATCACG GGGGCGACCTCCTGTACAAAGTTGCATCCTTCGCCAAGGACAGCGCCAGCTCTCATGTGACCACCTGGCGACCCGGAAACTTCCCTGGTCGTGAGAAGGAGCCTTGGTTGGTGTACTTCTTTGCGCCT TGGTGCCTGCCATGCCTTGCTCGACTCCCAGAGCTGAGGAAGGCGTCTGTCCAGCTCTTCGGACAGGTGAAGTTTGGCACTCTGGACTGTGCTGCCCACGAGGAGCTCTGCAAGCAG TATGACATCCACACCTTCCCCACGATGATGGTGTTCAACCAGTCCAGCATCTCAGAGTTCGAGGGCTACCACACGGCAGAGGGCGTCATGGAGTTTTTGGAG CACCTGGCCAGCCCCGCAGTGGTCACCCTGACGCCAGACTCCTTCCAGAAGCTGGTGAAGCAGGGGGGGCCTGATGAGACGTGGTTGGTGGCCTTCTTCATGCCGTGGTGCCAGCACTGCCTGGCGTTGCTTCCTGAGTGGAGGAAGCTGGCGCAG ATGGTTGACGGGATAGTTAAGGTGGGCACCGTGGACTGCAACAAGCATCGGTCCTTCTGCCGGCATGAGGACATCCTGGGCTACCCTGAGATCCGCCTCTTCCCACAGAACGCCAGCCGCTGGGACCAGCACCA GAGTTACACTGGCTGGAACAAAGACTCGCAGTCACTGAGATCGTGGGTCTTTGG GTCCCTTCCAAGAGTGTCACAGGACCTGACTCCCAAAGACCTCCGAAGGCGGGTCTACGGCGGGAAGCAGCACTGGGTGCTTGACTTCTATACCCCCTGGTGTGTTCCTTGCCAGGAGTTTGCCCCCGAGTTCGAGCTCCTTGCCCAT GTGATGAAGGGCAGTATCAGGGCGGGAAGGCTGGACTGCCAGGCCCATGCCCAGGTCTGCGAGAGAGCAGGCATCAAGGCTTACCCTACCATCCGCTTTTACCCCTACTCGGGGTCGGCCGTG GACCAGGGTGGAGAGGATATTAACAGCAGAGATGCAAATGGGATCACCAGAGTTCTGCGACGGCGGCTGCAGCAGCTATCTGCAGACTCGCAGAGCAAGTTCTCCAAAGTCAAG GATGAACTTTAG
- the dnajc10 gene encoding dnaJ homolog subfamily C member 10 isoform X2 produces MMRLLQGATKDQVTGMSRCKPWLALLVITFLAAFISAAENYYAFLGVSREASTRDIRRAFKKLALTMHPDKNPNDQDAHDRFHKASQVYEVLKDDDLRMNYERFGEKGLEDSNHSSGYETYDFYRNDFGIYDDDLEIITLDSREFDAAVNSGELWFVNFYLPRCPHCHDLAPTWREFAKEMDGLVRIGVVNCEDNEVLCRSNGVSSYPTLLVFKEGTKAERYFGNRLEESLVKFAMRFVNSKVTELWHGNVFNEIEVAFASGIGWLITFCAETGDCLSSTTRQKLAGMLEGLVNVGWMDCIKHADLCENFDVAFSSTAYFPPSSTMKQRDSVLFLRSLDVKEIYTEVMHQLPDLETLTVETFSGKVAHHRWVVSFLFGLEELPFHEYKKLRVLLRDYHMQVGKVNCVREADLCSSLHIQKPSIAVFKGLGIDKFEIHHGGDLLYKVASFAKDSASSHVTTWRPGNFPGREKEPWLVYFFAPWCLPCLARLPELRKASVQLFGQVKFGTLDCAAHEELCKQYDIHTFPTMMVFNQSSISEFEGYHTAEGVMEFLEHLASPAVVTLTPDSFQKLVKQGGPDETWLVAFFMPWCQHCLALLPEWRKLAQMVDGIVKVGTVDCNKHRSFCRHEDILGYPEIRLFPQNASRWDQHQSYTGWNKDSQSLRSWVFGSLPRVSQDLTPKDLRRRVYGGKQHWVLDFYTPWCVPCQEFAPEFELLAHVMKGSIRAGRLDCQAHAQVCERAGIKAYPTIRFYPYSGSAVDQGGEDINSRDANGITRVLRRRLQQLSADSQSKFSKVKDEL; encoded by the exons ATGATGAGGCTGCTCCAAGGCGCCACGAAGGATCAAGTGACCGGAATGTCTCGCTGTAAACCGTGGCTGGCCTTATTGGTCATAACGTTTCTGGCAGCTTTCATCTCCGCAGCTGAGAATTATTATGCATTCCTCGGAGTTTCCAGAGAGGCATCCACCAGAGACATTAGACGGGCTTTTAAGAAGCTCGCTCTGACCATGCACCCTGATAAAAACCCA AACGACCAAGATGCCCATGACCGATTCCATAAGGCTAGTCAGGTGTATGAGGTATTAAAGGATGACGATCTGAGGATGAACTATGAAAGATTTGGAGAGAAGGGACTGGAAGACAGCAACCACAGCAGTGGATATGAAACATATGATTTTTACAGGAATGACTTTG GCATCTACGATGACGACCTTGAGATAATTACTTTAGACAGCAGAGAATTTG ATGCCGCAGTGAACTCTGGAGAGCTGTGGTTTGTGAATTTCTACCTCCCCCGCTGTCCTCACTGCCACGACTTGGCACCCACA TGGCGAGAGTTTGCCAAGGAGATGGACGGGCTGGTGAGGATTGGGGTTGTGAACTGCGAAGACAACGAAGTCCTGTGCCGCAGCAACGGCGTCAGCAGTTATCCGACACTCCTTGTTTTCAAAGAAGGAACA aaggcagagagGTACTTTGGAAACAGATTGGAGGAGAGCTTGGTCAAGTTTGCAATGCGTTTTGTGAACAGCAAAGTGACAGAGCTGTGGCATG GAAATGTCTTCAATGAGATCGAAGTTGCATTCGCTTCTGGCATCGGATGGCTCATTACCTTCTGTGCGGAGACTGGTG acTGTCTCTCATCAACAACAAGGCAGAAACTAGCCGGGATGCTG GAGGGGCTGGTGAACGTTGGCTGGATGGACTGCATCAAGCACGCTGACCTTTGTGAAAACTTTGATGTGGCCTTCAGCTCCACAGCCTACTTCCCCCCCAGCAGCACCATGAAACAGAGGGACAGCGTGCTG TTTCTGCGCAGTCTGGACGTGAAGGAGATTTACACCGAGGTGATGCATCAGCTGCCAGACCTAGAGACTCTCACGGTGGAAACGTTCTCG GGTAAAGTGGCGCACCATCGCTGGGTGGTCAGTTTCTTGTTCGGTCTGGAAGAGCTTCCATTCCATGAGTACAAAAAGCTGAGGGTGCTTCTGAGAGATTACCACATGCAG GTGGGGAAAGTCAACTGCGTGAGGGAGGCCGACCTCTGCAGCTCCTTACACATCCAGAAGCCAAGCATTGCCGTCTTCAAGGGGCTCGGCATCGACAAGTTCGAGATCCATCACG GGGGCGACCTCCTGTACAAAGTTGCATCCTTCGCCAAGGACAGCGCCAGCTCTCATGTGACCACCTGGCGACCCGGAAACTTCCCTGGTCGTGAGAAGGAGCCTTGGTTGGTGTACTTCTTTGCGCCT TGGTGCCTGCCATGCCTTGCTCGACTCCCAGAGCTGAGGAAGGCGTCTGTCCAGCTCTTCGGACAGGTGAAGTTTGGCACTCTGGACTGTGCTGCCCACGAGGAGCTCTGCAAGCAG TATGACATCCACACCTTCCCCACGATGATGGTGTTCAACCAGTCCAGCATCTCAGAGTTCGAGGGCTACCACACGGCAGAGGGCGTCATGGAGTTTTTGGAG CACCTGGCCAGCCCCGCAGTGGTCACCCTGACGCCAGACTCCTTCCAGAAGCTGGTGAAGCAGGGGGGGCCTGATGAGACGTGGTTGGTGGCCTTCTTCATGCCGTGGTGCCAGCACTGCCTGGCGTTGCTTCCTGAGTGGAGGAAGCTGGCGCAG ATGGTTGACGGGATAGTTAAGGTGGGCACCGTGGACTGCAACAAGCATCGGTCCTTCTGCCGGCATGAGGACATCCTGGGCTACCCTGAGATCCGCCTCTTCCCACAGAACGCCAGCCGCTGGGACCAGCACCA GAGTTACACTGGCTGGAACAAAGACTCGCAGTCACTGAGATCGTGGGTCTTTGG GTCCCTTCCAAGAGTGTCACAGGACCTGACTCCCAAAGACCTCCGAAGGCGGGTCTACGGCGGGAAGCAGCACTGGGTGCTTGACTTCTATACCCCCTGGTGTGTTCCTTGCCAGGAGTTTGCCCCCGAGTTCGAGCTCCTTGCCCAT GTGATGAAGGGCAGTATCAGGGCGGGAAGGCTGGACTGCCAGGCCCATGCCCAGGTCTGCGAGAGAGCAGGCATCAAGGCTTACCCTACCATCCGCTTTTACCCCTACTCGGGGTCGGCCGTG GACCAGGGTGGAGAGGATATTAACAGCAGAGATGCAAATGGGATCACCAGAGTTCTGCGACGGCGGCTGCAGCAGCTATCTGCAGACTCGCAGAGCAAGTTCTCCAAAGTCAAG GATGAACTTTAG